A genomic segment from Stenotrophomonas maltophilia encodes:
- a CDS encoding glutathione S-transferase family protein, with protein MVEERVPLTVHGMSVSGNCHKVRLLLEQLGSRYRWVEVDSAHGQTHTAEFLALNPNAKVPLIVRDDGRVLTESNAILFWLAEGTPYLPTDGWERAQALSWMFFEQYTHEPCVAVARFIRGWTATDSPRRAELPRLHERAATALAVMEQHLRQAQWFTGSGYGIADIALFAYTDVAGEGGISLEPFPEVRAWLQRVRGQPRFLAMPAVTAEVRARFEAA; from the coding sequence ATGGTGGAAGAGCGCGTCCCGTTGACGGTGCACGGCATGTCGGTGTCCGGCAATTGCCACAAGGTCCGCCTGCTGCTGGAGCAGCTCGGCAGCCGCTACCGCTGGGTGGAAGTGGACAGTGCCCATGGCCAGACCCACACCGCCGAGTTCCTCGCGCTCAACCCCAATGCCAAGGTGCCGCTGATCGTCCGCGACGATGGCCGTGTGCTGACTGAATCCAACGCGATCCTGTTCTGGTTGGCCGAAGGCACGCCCTACCTGCCCACCGATGGTTGGGAGCGTGCGCAGGCACTGAGCTGGATGTTCTTCGAGCAGTACACGCACGAGCCATGCGTGGCGGTAGCGCGCTTCATCCGCGGCTGGACCGCAACCGATTCACCGCGCCGCGCCGAACTGCCACGCCTGCACGAACGCGCTGCCACTGCGCTGGCGGTGATGGAGCAGCACCTGCGCCAGGCACAGTGGTTCACCGGCAGCGGGTACGGCATCGCCGATATCGCGCTGTTTGCCTATACCGATGTGGCGGGCGAGGGTGGCATCAGCCTGGAGCCGTTCCCGGAGGTGCGCGCCTGGCTGCAGCGCGTGCGCGGGCAACCGCGGTTCCTGGCGATGCCGGCGGTGACCGCCGAAGTACGCGCGCGTTTCGAGGCCGCCTGA
- a CDS encoding GNAT family N-acetyltransferase has translation MSIFDLHIETERLILRPLMREDYEPYLAFCADEETMRTLGGVQPPSVAWRGFCSLAGAWQLFGFSMFSVIEKSSGDWIGRMGPWQPQDWPGTEVGWGIRHASWGRGYAPEAAVAAIDWAFDTLGWDEVIHTIAENNDNSRAVARKLGSTLLRMGELPAPYNDKPMQIWGQSREQWRQRAR, from the coding sequence ATGAGCATCTTCGACCTGCACATCGAAACCGAGCGCCTGATCCTGCGACCGCTGATGCGCGAGGATTACGAACCGTATCTCGCGTTCTGCGCCGATGAGGAAACGATGCGCACCCTCGGCGGCGTGCAGCCGCCGTCGGTGGCCTGGCGCGGTTTCTGCAGCCTGGCCGGTGCCTGGCAGTTGTTCGGCTTCTCGATGTTCAGCGTGATCGAGAAATCCAGCGGCGACTGGATCGGGCGGATGGGCCCGTGGCAGCCGCAGGACTGGCCAGGTACCGAAGTGGGCTGGGGCATCCGCCATGCCAGCTGGGGCCGGGGCTATGCACCGGAAGCCGCGGTCGCTGCAATCGATTGGGCGTTCGATACGCTGGGCTGGGACGAGGTGATCCACACCATCGCCGAGAACAACGACAACTCGCGGGCCGTGGCACGCAAGCTTGGCAGCACCCTGCTGCGCATGGGGGAATTGCCAGCGCCATACAACGACAAGCCCATGCAGATCTGGGGCCAGTCGCGCGAGCAATGGCGGCAACGCGCGCGCTGA
- a CDS encoding glycine zipper 2TM domain-containing protein, which translates to MKSTTTTVLVAAGALLVGGIATAAFMKSGDKSPDSISAATPNGESRLVDGSATDDGARGDKLDPSAPRGLEYADVLKVDPITEKQKAYATVIGTDPVRETSTTQTPHEVCQDVTVQERLPERDGNVGGTVVGAVVGGLLGNQVGGGNGKKAATAAGAVAGGFIGNQIDKRHVGGRVVNRTERQCHTETATSESSRVTGYNVTYRNEDGTTGSMRMASKPGNRIAMGNTDVVKGYNVTYRYDGAEKTVRMDNKPASDRLPVVDGQLVTQTAAAGATAAATRQ; encoded by the coding sequence ATGAAAAGCACAACTACAACTGTCCTGGTCGCAGCGGGCGCGCTGCTGGTCGGTGGCATCGCCACCGCCGCCTTCATGAAGAGTGGCGACAAGTCGCCCGATTCCATCAGCGCCGCAACCCCCAATGGCGAGTCGCGCCTGGTCGATGGCAGCGCCACCGACGATGGCGCTCGAGGTGACAAGCTCGACCCGTCCGCACCGCGCGGTCTGGAGTACGCCGATGTGCTGAAGGTCGACCCGATCACCGAAAAGCAGAAGGCGTACGCCACCGTGATCGGCACTGACCCGGTGCGCGAGACCTCCACCACCCAGACCCCGCATGAGGTCTGCCAGGACGTGACGGTGCAGGAACGCCTGCCGGAGCGTGATGGCAACGTCGGCGGCACTGTGGTCGGTGCCGTGGTCGGCGGCCTGCTCGGCAACCAGGTTGGCGGCGGCAATGGCAAGAAGGCGGCCACTGCGGCCGGCGCGGTGGCCGGTGGCTTCATCGGCAACCAGATCGACAAGCGCCATGTGGGTGGCCGCGTGGTCAACCGTACTGAGCGCCAGTGCCACACCGAGACCGCCACCTCCGAGTCGAGCCGTGTCACTGGCTACAACGTGACCTACCGCAACGAGGATGGCACCACCGGCAGCATGCGCATGGCCAGCAAGCCGGGTAACCGCATCGCCATGGGCAATACCGATGTGGTCAAGGGTTACAACGTGACCTACCGCTACGACGGTGCAGAGAAGACCGTTCGCATGGACAACAAGCCGGCCAGCGATCGCCTGCCGGTGGTCGATGGCCAGCTGGTCACGCAGACCGCTGCCGCCGGCGCTACTGCTGCGGCCACGCGCCAGTAA
- a CDS encoding DUF6116 family protein, whose protein sequence is MANPMLLPVLQWARRLRYPTLFKLTAGLFALTLFIPDPIPFVDELVLGFGTLLLANWKSRNATTPPPLEQR, encoded by the coding sequence ATGGCCAACCCGATGCTGCTGCCGGTACTGCAATGGGCGCGCCGGCTGCGCTACCCCACCCTGTTCAAGCTCACCGCCGGCCTGTTCGCGCTGACGCTGTTCATCCCGGACCCGATCCCGTTCGTCGATGAGCTGGTGCTGGGCTTCGGCACGCTGCTGCTGGCCAACTGGAAGAGCCGCAACGCCACCACGCCCCCGCCGCTGGAGCAGCGTTGA
- a CDS encoding TatD family hydrolase: MSLLVDSHCHLDASGFDPDRAAVIERAQAAGVRQQVVPAVTAASWPKLREVCQQAPGLYPAYGLHPMFLAEHHPGHLPLLREWIERERPCAIGECGLDFFVEGLDAEAQQAYFIGQLELAREFDLPVIVHARRAVDAVVAAIRRVGGLRGVVHSFSGSPEQAAQLHRQGFLLGLGGPLTYERAQRLQRLVREMPLEQLLLETDAPDQPDAGIRGQRNEPARLATIARHVAALRGMELEAVAQATTENARRLFALPAM, from the coding sequence TTGAGCCTGCTGGTCGACAGTCACTGCCATCTCGACGCGAGCGGGTTCGACCCTGACCGCGCCGCCGTGATCGAGCGGGCGCAGGCTGCGGGGGTGCGCCAGCAGGTGGTGCCTGCGGTGACCGCTGCCAGCTGGCCGAAGCTGCGCGAGGTCTGCCAGCAGGCACCGGGGCTGTACCCGGCCTACGGCCTGCACCCGATGTTCCTGGCCGAGCACCACCCGGGGCACCTGCCGCTGCTGCGCGAGTGGATCGAGCGCGAACGCCCGTGCGCGATTGGCGAATGCGGCCTGGACTTCTTCGTCGAAGGACTGGATGCCGAGGCCCAGCAGGCGTATTTCATCGGCCAGCTGGAACTGGCCCGTGAATTCGACCTGCCGGTCATCGTGCACGCGCGACGCGCGGTGGACGCAGTGGTCGCCGCCATCCGTCGCGTCGGCGGCCTGCGCGGCGTGGTGCACAGCTTTTCCGGCAGCCCCGAACAGGCCGCGCAACTGCACAGGCAGGGCTTCCTGCTGGGTCTTGGCGGCCCGCTGACCTACGAACGGGCGCAGCGCCTGCAGCGGCTGGTGCGCGAGATGCCGCTGGAACAGCTGCTGCTGGAAACCGACGCACCGGACCAGCCCGACGCCGGCATCCGCGGCCAGCGCAACGAACCGGCGCGACTGGCGACCATTGCCCGCCACGTGGCCGCGCTGCGCGGGATGGAGCTGGAGGCGGTGGCTCAGGCCACGACGGAGAATGCGCGGCGGCTGTTCGCGCTGCCGGCAATGTAA
- a CDS encoding tRNA threonylcarbamoyladenosine dehydratase gives MNEQVKQRFAGIERLYGVGALERLQGSRVAVVGMGGVGSWVVEALARSAVGHLTLIDADDICVSNTNRQLPAMEGNYGRNKAEAMAERCRAINPGIEVDAVQAFLTMSNMAELLDRGFDLVIDACDSFRVKVETIAWCRRRKLPLLTVGAAGGRTDPTLVRIRDVSRTEHDAMLALIRKKLRSEFNFPKNAKRYFGVPAVYSLENVKYPQADGSVCGLRPNLGADAALKLDCGAGLGAATHITGAFAFAAVGKALEMLLEPKKVKAEAVEASEV, from the coding sequence ATGAACGAACAGGTCAAACAACGCTTCGCCGGCATCGAACGGCTGTATGGCGTGGGTGCTCTCGAGCGCCTGCAGGGCAGCCGCGTGGCAGTGGTCGGCATGGGCGGCGTCGGCTCGTGGGTGGTGGAGGCGCTGGCCCGATCGGCCGTCGGTCACCTGACCCTGATCGATGCCGACGATATCTGCGTGTCCAACACCAACCGGCAGCTGCCGGCGATGGAAGGCAATTACGGGCGCAACAAGGCCGAGGCGATGGCCGAGCGTTGCCGTGCGATCAACCCGGGGATCGAGGTCGATGCCGTGCAGGCATTCCTGACGATGTCCAACATGGCTGAGCTGCTGGACCGTGGATTCGATCTGGTGATCGATGCCTGCGACAGCTTCCGGGTCAAGGTCGAGACGATCGCCTGGTGCCGCCGCCGCAAGCTGCCGTTGCTGACCGTCGGCGCTGCCGGTGGCCGTACCGATCCAACCCTGGTGCGTATCCGCGATGTCTCGCGCACCGAGCATGACGCCATGCTGGCGCTGATCCGCAAGAAGCTGCGCAGCGAGTTCAATTTCCCGAAGAACGCCAAGCGCTATTTCGGCGTGCCGGCGGTGTATTCGCTGGAGAACGTGAAGTACCCCCAGGCCGACGGCAGTGTCTGTGGCCTCCGCCCGAACCTCGGCGCCGATGCGGCATTGAAGCTGGATTGCGGCGCTGGCCTGGGCGCTGCCACCCACATCACCGGCGCGTTCGCCTTCGCGGCGGTGGGCAAGGCGCTGGAAATGCTGCTGGAGCCGAAAAAGGTGAAGGCCGAAGCGGTAGAGGCCAGCGAGGTGTGA
- a CDS encoding cytochrome c has translation MNASPPRRPSTAYRYLFVLGLGLLIGLIATVMVGRALQARRDPFPDSLMQVMQRQSQLLQQAQQQNRCSLADSMPRLQALRLLSNDLDLAFPGLKDSAQFQQHASQLRGNLNTALAAPPADCKALAQVVETLQADCRACHQDFR, from the coding sequence ATGAACGCCAGCCCGCCCCGCCGCCCGTCCACCGCGTACCGCTATCTGTTCGTGCTCGGCCTGGGCCTGCTCATCGGCCTGATCGCCACAGTGATGGTCGGCCGCGCCCTACAGGCCCGCCGCGACCCATTCCCGGACAGCCTGATGCAGGTGATGCAGCGACAATCGCAGCTGCTGCAGCAGGCCCAGCAGCAGAACCGCTGCAGCCTGGCAGACAGCATGCCGCGGCTGCAGGCGCTGCGCCTGCTGTCCAATGACCTGGATCTGGCCTTTCCCGGGCTGAAGGACAGCGCGCAGTTCCAGCAGCACGCCAGCCAGCTGCGCGGCAACCTCAACACGGCGCTGGCCGCACCACCAGCCGACTGCAAGGCCCTCGCCCAGGTGGTGGAGACACTGCAGGCGGACTGCCGCGCCTGCCACCAGGATTTCCGCTGA
- a CDS encoding glycine zipper 2TM domain-containing protein, with protein MKIQLIAASAIATLALAGCATSPGYGGGGYNNGYNNGGYGNNGGYNQGRCADCGIVTRINTVPSGRTAPSATGAILGGIVGAVAGHEISDHTGGSRGNKNIAAAAGAVGGALAGNQIQKNVTSDTYDISVRMDDGRTIVVNQRDLGGIRENTYVRVVNGKVILR; from the coding sequence ATGAAGATCCAGCTCATCGCCGCCAGCGCCATCGCTACCCTCGCGCTGGCCGGCTGTGCCACCTCGCCCGGTTACGGTGGCGGTGGTTACAACAACGGCTACAACAACGGCGGCTACGGCAACAACGGCGGTTACAACCAGGGCCGCTGCGCCGACTGCGGCATCGTCACCCGCATCAACACCGTGCCCTCGGGCCGCACCGCGCCCAGCGCGACCGGCGCGATCCTCGGCGGCATCGTCGGCGCCGTGGCCGGCCATGAAATCTCCGACCACACCGGTGGCAGCCGTGGCAACAAGAACATCGCCGCCGCTGCAGGCGCGGTCGGTGGCGCCCTGGCCGGCAACCAGATCCAGAAGAATGTCACCAGCGATACCTACGACATCAGCGTGCGCATGGATGATGGCCGCACCATCGTGGTCAACCAGCGTGATCTTGGCGGCATCCGCGAGAACACCTACGTGCGCGTCGTCAACGGCAAGGTCATCCTGCGCTGA
- a CDS encoding cold-shock protein, with the protein MAERETGTVKWFNDAKGFGFISRQNGEDVFVHFRAIETQGFKSLKEGQTVSFEVVQGQKGLQADKVQPV; encoded by the coding sequence ATGGCTGAGCGCGAGACCGGTACCGTAAAGTGGTTCAATGATGCGAAGGGCTTCGGCTTCATCAGCCGGCAGAATGGCGAGGACGTGTTCGTGCACTTCCGCGCCATCGAGACCCAGGGCTTCAAGAGCCTCAAGGAAGGCCAGACTGTGAGCTTTGAAGTCGTGCAGGGCCAGAAGGGCCTGCAGGCTGACAAGGTACAGCCGGTGTAA
- a CDS encoding DUF456 domain-containing protein: protein MGLSFILYLLAVIFVLIGIAGIILPALPGIPLVFIGLLLAAWADGFAHVGWPTLVALGVLTLLSLLVDVLATVVGAQRVGASRKALWGTFVGSIVGLFFMPIGLFAGPLIGALLGEYWHTRELGRSTKVGLATWLGILLGLALKLAVVIAMLGLFAFAWFL from the coding sequence ATGGGACTCTCATTCATCTTATATCTGCTAGCGGTCATTTTTGTCCTGATCGGCATCGCCGGCATCATCCTGCCGGCCCTTCCGGGCATCCCGCTGGTGTTCATCGGACTGCTGCTGGCTGCCTGGGCCGACGGCTTTGCCCATGTCGGCTGGCCCACCCTGGTCGCGCTGGGTGTACTCACCCTGCTTTCGCTGCTGGTGGACGTACTGGCCACGGTGGTCGGCGCGCAGCGTGTCGGCGCCAGCCGCAAGGCCCTGTGGGGAACCTTCGTCGGCAGCATCGTCGGCCTGTTCTTCATGCCCATCGGCCTGTTTGCGGGACCGCTGATCGGCGCCCTGCTCGGCGAGTACTGGCACACCCGCGAACTCGGCCGCTCAACCAAGGTCGGCCTGGCCACCTGGCTCGGCATCCTGCTGGGCCTGGCACTGAAACTGGCCGTGGTGATCGCGATGCTGGGCCTGTTCGCGTTCGCCTGGTTCCTCTGA
- a CDS encoding phospholipase A, with translation MTLPTLLPRLAPLALALASAPLAAQEFAPSADTSPAACAAITTDAARLACYDRLFGHTPEATAAADAAAEAAAQARREERQTARVSQGEEKLRERVSDLFRPATPDSALANAGRGSLLDSRWELAEDSKLGPFQLRAYKPVYLLPAFWTSDRNTMPHSSNPANSVTTPQVLDSAELKFQISFKTKIAENLFGDNGDIWAGYTQSSRWQAYNSEDSRPFRETNYEPEVMMVFRNGYSIGGWRGRMTGISLNHQSNGRADPLSRSWNRVMLNIGLDRENWALVLRPWYRIPESRSEDNNPDIEDYMGRGDATLTWNRNGHEVSLMARHSLRTGSRSHGALQLDYGFPISNLLRGHVQVFDGYGESLIDYNHKATYVGVGVSLLEWF, from the coding sequence ATGACCCTCCCCACGCTGCTTCCCCGCCTGGCGCCACTGGCGCTTGCCCTGGCCAGTGCACCGCTGGCTGCGCAGGAGTTCGCGCCCAGCGCCGACACCTCGCCGGCCGCCTGCGCGGCGATCACCACCGACGCGGCCCGGTTGGCCTGCTATGACCGCCTGTTCGGGCATACCCCGGAGGCCACCGCCGCCGCCGATGCTGCCGCCGAAGCGGCTGCGCAGGCACGACGCGAAGAGCGACAGACCGCCCGTGTAAGCCAGGGCGAGGAAAAGCTGCGCGAGCGGGTCAGCGACCTGTTCCGCCCGGCCACGCCGGACAGCGCGCTGGCCAACGCCGGCCGCGGTTCGCTGCTGGACAGCCGCTGGGAACTGGCCGAGGACTCCAAGCTGGGGCCGTTCCAGCTGCGCGCCTACAAGCCGGTGTACCTGCTGCCCGCGTTCTGGACCAGCGATCGCAACACCATGCCGCACTCGTCGAACCCGGCCAACAGCGTGACCACCCCGCAGGTACTCGACAGTGCCGAGCTGAAGTTCCAGATCAGCTTCAAGACCAAGATCGCCGAGAACCTGTTCGGCGACAACGGCGACATCTGGGCCGGCTACACCCAGAGTTCGCGCTGGCAGGCCTACAACAGCGAGGATTCGCGCCCGTTCCGCGAAACCAATTACGAACCGGAAGTCATGATGGTGTTCCGCAACGGCTACTCGATCGGTGGCTGGCGCGGGCGCATGACCGGCATCAGCCTCAACCACCAGTCCAACGGACGAGCCGATCCGCTCTCGCGCAGCTGGAACCGGGTCATGCTCAACATCGGCCTGGATCGCGAGAACTGGGCACTGGTACTGCGCCCGTGGTATCGCATCCCCGAAAGCCGCAGCGAGGACAACAATCCTGACATCGAGGATTACATGGGCCGTGGCGACGCGACTCTGACCTGGAACCGAAACGGGCATGAGGTCTCGCTGATGGCGCGCCATTCGCTGCGCACCGGCAGCCGTTCGCATGGTGCCCTGCAGCTGGACTACGGCTTCCCGATCAGCAACCTGCTGCGTGGCCATGTGCAGGTCTTCGACGGCTATGGCGAGAGCCTGATCGACTACAACCACAAGGCCACCTATGTGGGCGTGGGCGTGTCGCTGCTGGAGTGGTTCTGA
- the arsC gene encoding arsenate reductase (glutaredoxin) (This arsenate reductase requires both glutathione and glutaredoxin to convert arsenate to arsenite, after which the efflux transporter formed by ArsA and ArsB can extrude the arsenite from the cell, providing resistance.), with the protein MDVTIWHNPACSNSRSALKLIRDAGFDPVVIEYLGNPPDAATLRQVLAESRLRAQELIRSKEALFAELGLEGADEATLLAAMAEHPRLINRPVVRTAKGTRLCRPPETVLEIL; encoded by the coding sequence ATGGACGTGACGATCTGGCACAACCCGGCCTGCAGCAACTCGCGCAGCGCACTGAAGCTGATCCGGGACGCCGGCTTCGATCCAGTGGTGATCGAGTACCTGGGCAACCCACCCGACGCGGCCACGCTGCGCCAGGTACTGGCCGAATCCCGACTGCGCGCGCAGGAACTGATACGCAGCAAGGAAGCACTGTTCGCCGAGCTGGGCCTGGAGGGTGCCGACGAAGCCACTCTGCTGGCAGCGATGGCCGAGCACCCACGGTTGATCAACCGCCCGGTGGTGCGCACGGCCAAGGGCACACGACTGTGCCGCCCACCGGAAACGGTGCTGGAGATCCTCTAG
- a CDS encoding glutathione S-transferase family protein yields MSTTLYGSTSTAALVVHWLLIELGIEHELVLLDFDAREHKSAEYLALNPAGVVPTLLIDGLVLTEAAAIALYLADRHPEANLLPALGTPQRADAYRWMFWCANTLQPAYRAWFYPHEMAGEANIEASREMARQRLEAAWQHVATHLQAHGPYLLGATPCVVDYMLVMLMRWSRNMPKPSDTWPVLKAHASTMKARPAFAEVYRREGITDWR; encoded by the coding sequence ATGAGCACGACGCTGTATGGTTCGACAAGCACCGCCGCGCTGGTGGTGCACTGGTTGCTGATCGAGCTCGGCATCGAGCATGAACTGGTGCTGCTGGATTTCGACGCGCGCGAGCACAAGTCGGCGGAGTACCTGGCACTGAATCCGGCCGGCGTGGTGCCGACACTGCTGATTGATGGCTTGGTACTGACCGAAGCGGCGGCGATCGCACTGTATCTGGCTGACCGCCATCCGGAGGCCAACCTGCTGCCCGCACTGGGCACGCCGCAGCGCGCCGATGCCTACCGCTGGATGTTCTGGTGTGCCAATACGCTGCAGCCGGCCTATCGTGCCTGGTTCTATCCGCATGAGATGGCGGGCGAGGCGAACATCGAGGCCAGTCGCGAGATGGCCCGTCAGCGCCTTGAAGCGGCCTGGCAGCACGTGGCCACCCACCTGCAGGCGCATGGCCCCTACCTGCTGGGCGCCACGCCCTGCGTGGTCGATTACATGCTGGTGATGCTGATGCGCTGGTCACGCAACATGCCGAAGCCCAGTGACACCTGGCCGGTGCTCAAGGCGCACGCGTCAACGATGAAGGCGCGCCCTGCATTCGCCGAGGTCTACCGCCGCGAAGGCATCACCGACTGGCGGTAA
- a CDS encoding fumarate hydratase yields MTSIKQEDLIQSIADALQYISYYHPVDYIKNLAAAYEREESPAAKEAMAQILINSRMCAEGHRPICQDTGIVTVFLEIGMDVRWDDATMGVEDMANEGVRRAYMHPDNKLRASVLADPAGKRINTKDNTPGVVNVKVVPGNTVDVIVAAKGGGSEAKTKFAMLNPSDSIVDWVLKTVPTMGAGWCPPGMLGIGIGGTAEKAMLLAKEALMEPIDITELQARGASNRIEELRLELYEKVNALGIGAQGLGGLTTVLDIKINDYPTHAANLPVAMIPNCAATRHAHFTLDGSGPVMLDPPSLEDWPKLIYDASKGTRVDLDTITPEDVASWKPGQTLLLNGKLLTGRDAAHKRMVDMLNKGEQLPVDLKGRFIYYVGPVDPVRDEVVGPAGPTTATRMDKFTRQVLEQTGLLGMVGKAERGPAAIEAIRDNKSAYLMAVGGSAYLVSKAIKAAKVVGFADLGMEAIYEFTVQDMPVTVAVDSTGESVHKTGPREWQARIGKIPVVVE; encoded by the coding sequence GTGACATCGATCAAGCAGGAAGACCTCATCCAGTCCATCGCCGACGCGCTGCAGTACATCTCGTACTACCATCCGGTCGACTACATCAAGAACCTTGCCGCCGCCTACGAGCGAGAGGAGTCGCCGGCCGCGAAGGAAGCGATGGCCCAGATCCTGATCAATTCGCGCATGTGCGCCGAAGGCCACCGTCCGATCTGCCAGGACACCGGCATCGTCACCGTGTTCCTGGAAATCGGCATGGACGTGCGTTGGGATGACGCCACCATGGGCGTGGAAGACATGGCCAATGAAGGCGTTCGCCGCGCCTACATGCACCCGGACAACAAGCTGCGCGCCTCGGTGCTGGCCGATCCGGCCGGCAAGCGCATCAACACCAAGGACAACACCCCGGGCGTGGTCAACGTCAAGGTGGTGCCGGGCAACACCGTCGACGTCATCGTCGCCGCCAAGGGCGGTGGTTCGGAAGCGAAGACCAAGTTCGCCATGCTCAACCCGTCCGACTCGATCGTCGATTGGGTGCTGAAGACTGTGCCGACCATGGGCGCCGGCTGGTGCCCGCCGGGCATGCTCGGCATCGGCATCGGTGGCACCGCCGAGAAGGCGATGCTGCTGGCCAAGGAAGCCCTGATGGAGCCGATCGACATCACTGAGCTGCAGGCCCGTGGTGCGTCCAACCGCATCGAAGAGCTGCGCCTGGAGCTGTACGAGAAGGTCAATGCGCTCGGCATCGGTGCGCAGGGCCTGGGCGGCCTGACCACTGTGCTCGACATCAAGATCAACGACTACCCGACCCACGCGGCCAACCTGCCGGTGGCGATGATCCCGAACTGCGCGGCCACCCGCCATGCGCACTTCACCCTGGATGGCAGCGGCCCGGTGATGCTGGACCCGCCGTCGCTGGAAGACTGGCCGAAGCTGATCTACGACGCATCCAAGGGCACCCGCGTGGACCTCGACACGATCACCCCCGAAGACGTGGCCAGCTGGAAGCCGGGCCAGACCCTGCTGCTGAACGGCAAGTTGCTGACCGGCCGCGACGCCGCGCACAAGCGCATGGTCGACATGCTCAACAAGGGCGAGCAGCTGCCGGTCGATCTGAAGGGCCGCTTCATCTACTACGTCGGACCGGTCGATCCGGTGCGTGACGAAGTGGTGGGCCCGGCTGGTCCGACCACGGCGACCCGCATGGACAAGTTCACCCGCCAGGTGCTGGAGCAGACCGGCCTGCTGGGCATGGTCGGCAAGGCCGAGCGCGGCCCGGCGGCGATCGAAGCGATCCGTGACAACAAGTCGGCCTACCTGATGGCGGTTGGCGGTTCGGCCTACCTGGTGTCCAAGGCGATCAAGGCGGCCAAGGTCGTCGGCTTCGCCGACCTCGGCATGGAAGCGATCTACGAGTTCACCGTGCAGGACATGCCGGTGACCGTGGCGGTGGATTCCACCGGTGAATCGGTGCACAAGACCGGCCCGCGCGAATGGCAGGCCCGCATCGGCAAGATTCCGGTGGTGGTGGAGTAA
- a CDS encoding RNA polymerase sigma-70 factor, giving the protein MNPETAFQTHRPRLMALAYRLLGSRADAEDVVQDAWLRWSGADPAAIRDPEAWLVTTTTRLGLDRLRAAKRERVHYVGPWLAEPLAVTLEPDPAPGPAQLHALADDVSVAFLTLLEQLGPEERAAFLLKEAFDHDYREIADLLGHSEANCRQLVHRARQRLQAGRPRFNADASQHRQLLTRFMDASQRGDSEAIQALLHANALLVSDGGGVVTAAVRPLLGAERIGRLFWAIARRGAAYPAQLGYVNGEPAILRFQGDRLHSITTIEVVDGRIANVYSVLNPEKLPKVVTHGDAAASL; this is encoded by the coding sequence ATGAACCCTGAAACCGCTTTCCAGACCCACCGTCCGCGCCTGATGGCCCTGGCCTACCGCCTGCTCGGCAGTCGCGCCGATGCCGAAGACGTGGTCCAGGATGCCTGGCTGCGCTGGTCCGGCGCCGACCCGGCGGCCATCCGCGACCCTGAAGCCTGGCTGGTCACCACCACCACCCGGCTCGGCCTGGACCGGCTGCGTGCGGCCAAGCGCGAGCGCGTGCACTACGTCGGCCCATGGCTGGCCGAACCGCTGGCGGTCACCCTGGAGCCCGACCCCGCGCCCGGCCCGGCCCAACTGCATGCGCTGGCCGACGACGTCTCGGTCGCCTTCCTGACCCTGCTCGAACAGCTCGGCCCCGAGGAACGCGCCGCCTTCCTGCTGAAGGAGGCCTTTGATCACGATTACCGCGAGATCGCCGACCTGCTCGGCCACAGCGAGGCCAACTGCCGGCAGCTGGTGCACCGTGCCCGGCAGCGCCTGCAGGCCGGACGACCCCGATTCAACGCCGATGCCAGCCAGCACCGGCAGTTACTCACGCGCTTCATGGATGCATCGCAGCGCGGCGACAGCGAGGCGATCCAGGCCCTGCTGCACGCCAACGCGCTGCTGGTCTCCGACGGTGGTGGCGTGGTTACTGCGGCGGTGCGGCCCCTGCTCGGCGCCGAACGCATCGGCCGCCTGTTCTGGGCGATTGCCCGCCGTGGTGCTGCATATCCGGCGCAGCTGGGCTACGTCAACGGCGAGCCGGCGATCCTGCGTTTCCAGGGCGACCGCCTGCACTCGATCACCACCATCGAAGTGGTCGATGGTCGCATCGCCAACGTGTACAGCGTGCTGAATCCAGAAAAATTGCCGAAGGTTGTCACGCACGGCGACGCTGCGGCGTCCTTGTAA